In the Streptomyces cinnamoneus genome, TGCGCCAGGCGGACCTGGCAGGCGGGATGGCCTTCACTGAGGACGTGAAGACGGTCCGGTACGCCCGTCGGCTCTACGAGTACCTCGCCGGATTCGCGGCCACCCCTGAAGACTCAATGCAGCTCATCGAAAATGTGATCAAGGACAAGTGACATGGACAAGAGCGTGCTTCGCTCCCTCGACCTCTCGGCCGCTGAGTGGACCAAGTCGAAGCGGAGTGGCGGCGGAGCCAATGACCAGTGCGTCGAGGTGACCAAGCTCTACATCGACGGCGTGCACGTCGGTATGGGGATGCGGGACTCCACTGACCCCGAGGGCCCGGTGCTCTACTTCTGGAACGCCGAGTACCGCGCGTACCAGCAGGGCATCGCTGATGGCCAGGCAAGCCTTCTCGTTCCCTGAGACGACGACTACGACGAAGCTCCCGGCCGGCATTGGGCTCGGGAGCTTCGCTGTGTTCAGGGGCAAGTGTGGGCCTACCCGGCGGTGTCCAGGTCGTCGTAGCCCTCCACGTACTCGTGCCCGCTGAGGTGGGCCGCGAGCTTGCCCACGCCCCGCTCGCGCCGGTAGCGGACTGCCCGGCCGGTGACGCCCTGGAGGACTCCGGCCTCGTCGTCGGGAAGGTCCGCGCCGTACCGCAGGAGGAGGGCCTGGCGTTCGCCGAGAGAGAGCGGGGCCGTCGCCCACCCCTGCCGGATATCGGCGAGGTGGGCGAACAGGACACCCGCGGTCTTCTTGTCGACGGAGCCCTTCGGCATGTCGGCGTCCGGCGCGGTGGGGTTCCTGATCCCGTACGCGGCCTCCCTGTCCCACACCGCTGGGAGGAGGTGCTCGACGAGGCGCCGGTCGTACCCGCTCACCCCTCCGCCTTCCCCGCCGCGACCCGGGCGGCCTCGTAGGAGACGTGGCCGGCACGTCGCCGGGCCTCCGTCAGCCAGCGGTCCCGAAGGCGCTGGGAGAGCCAGCGGTGCAGCAGGCCCGGCCCGGCGTCCGCGAGGATGCTGCGGACCTGGACGGCCCGCTCGGCCATCACCAGGAGCGCTTCTTGGTGGGCGTCGTCGTACTCCAGCGTCAGCCCGTAGTCGCGGGAGATCGAGCGGGCAACGGCCTGGGCGACGCTGCCGACGTGCGGCTCGGAGAGCACGGACCAGTCGACCGCCGCAGGGGCTTCGGCCGGTTCGAGTTCTACGAGATTCATCGGACCACCTCCTTCACGGAGGTCTCGCCGTCCTTGGTGACGGCGACCATCAGGCCGGGCGCCCCAGTGGTGCCCTTGCTGTGTCGCCACCACGTGGACTCGGACTCCATCGCCGGAGGCTGGACGAACGTCCTGGGGCCGTCGGTGTCGATGTGCTCGTGATGCAGGTGGCCGGCCAGGAGGAGATCGGCCTGGTGCATCGCCGACTGCTTGTTGAACGCCTGACCCTTCCACCAGTCGAAGTGACGGCCGGGGCGCCACTGGTGGCCGTGGGCGTGCGCCACGGTGGTGCCCGAGCAGTCCACGACGACGGTCAGCTCGTCCGTGTCCGGCACGTACCACTCGACGTGGGAGAACTTCTCCGGGTGCAAGTCGGCCGCGTCCTTGACGGCGATCAGGGACTCGGTGTCGTGGGAGTCGTCGTACCGGGTCAGGCCCTTGCCGTTGATCCGGACGGCCTCGCCGTGGTTGCCGGGCACCGCGGCCATGGTCACCCGCTCCGCGAGCGGCGCGAAGGTGGTGAGGGCGTGAAGCATCACCCGGCGCGTCAGGCGGATCTGCTCGTTGAGGGTGAGCTGGGTACGCCACGTATTCGCGCCGCCCTGCGACTGGAATCCCTCGACATGATCGCCGAGCCAGGCCAGGTGCACGTGGCCGATGCTGAATCGCGTCCGGTACAGCTCCAGCAGGTCGGCGGCGCGGTTCAGGCAGTCGATCGTGCGGCGGAGCGTGCCGGCCGGACCGTCGCCGTCAACCTTCCCGAACTGCATGTCGCCGAGCGCGACGATGAAGGTGTGGTCGCCCGTGGTCAGCGCGTTGGGAGCCCACGGCTTGTACGCCTCGACGGCGGCCAGGAGCTCGTCGATGTCGGGCCGGTCGGTTGCGGCGTCCCTGCTGCGGGCGAAGGTGAACCGGGTGCTCACCCCCGTGTCGCCGCCCGGCATCGTCCACTCCGAGGAGCGGAACCCGGTCGCTACCCAGTCGGCCGGATCGAGGCCCTGGGCCCGCAGGTAGGCCGTGGCGGCGTCCTCCGTCACGGCGTCCACCGGGCCCCGGACGGTGACCTCGGCGGCGTCGCCGCTCACCTCGATCTGGCGAGTGAAGTCCCGCTCCGGGTCGGCCGGCCGGGACGGTATCGCGGGGCCGACGGGCTTGGAGAGGAGTTCGTCGAGCAGGGTGTCAGTCACGCAGGCTCTCTTCCTGGCGCAGGCGGCGCCGGTACGTACGGATGGTGGAGGCGGACACGCGGTGCCCGTAACGGCCGAGAATCCAGACGAGGTCCTCGGCTGCGGTGTCCTGGAGGAGATGCCGCTCGAACGCCTCGCGCTCCGGCCCGTTGAGGGTCTCCCAGATGGATTGGAGGCGGGGGCCGGGCGTGCCCGGCAGGCCCGCACTCACCAGCCCCGCCGAGCGAGGTGGTTCTGCCGGGCCTTGTTACGCAGGCTCAGCACGTTCTCCAGGTCCCTCGGGCGAGCATGGCGGACAGCACGGTCGACCTCTTCCTTCGACCAGGTGAGCCCGCCGTGCAGGCCGGACAGGTGGTCGCGGAGGAGTGCTCGTGCGGTGGGGAGGTCGCCGTCGATGGGCTGGATGTGGCCGCAGCCGCGGCCGTCCAGGAAGTTGGGACAGGTCAGGGCTTCGGTCA is a window encoding:
- a CDS encoding DUF397 domain-containing protein, with amino-acid sequence MDKSVLRSLDLSAAEWTKSKRSGGGANDQCVEVTKLYIDGVHVGMGMRDSTDPEGPVLYFWNAEYRAYQQGIADGQASLLVP